One part of the Streptomyces lienomycini genome encodes these proteins:
- a CDS encoding ABC transporter ATP-binding protein — translation MTNPDTQRPRAGSDILRTALRRNVGAMAWGTVLMGLYQAGETAFPIALGLIVEHTMRHRSLDALGLSLAALAVIITTVSLSWRFGMRILQKANTTEAHRWRVRVADRALRPVASDVDLKSGEVLTIATEDADQTADIIEVVPLLISSLVAVVIAAVALGLADIRLGLLVIVGTVAILSVLSVMSRRIGSSTREQQARVARAGAKVADLIIGLRPLHGFGGNHAAFRSYREVSTDARRQSVTVARVNGVYAGTALALNAVLAAAVTLTAGWLAFRGRITIGELVMAVGLAQFIMEPLKLFSEMPKYVMIARASAERMALLLTAPPVTTPGRERPSDGADLEVDCVRHGELRKVRFRVAAGEFVAVAAYQPRAAADLAAILALTVPPDAYEGTVRVGGRDLADLAVEGVRAHLLVNPYDGEIFAGTLRSNIDPSGTSGSVPEAVEASMLTDVVALHREGLDYAVRDRGANLSGGQRQRLSLARALAADTDVLVLRDPTTAVDAVTEQLIARGVAELRRGRTTLVITSSPALLDAADRVLVLDEGVVTAEDTHRNLLATDAEYCLAVTR, via the coding sequence ATGACGAATCCTGACACCCAGCGGCCCCGCGCGGGGTCCGACATCCTCCGCACCGCCCTTCGGCGCAACGTCGGCGCGATGGCCTGGGGGACCGTCCTCATGGGCCTCTACCAGGCCGGTGAGACCGCCTTCCCCATCGCGCTCGGCCTGATCGTCGAACACACCATGCGCCACCGGAGCCTCGACGCGCTCGGCCTCTCCCTCGCGGCGCTGGCCGTGATCATCACGACCGTGTCGCTGTCCTGGCGGTTCGGGATGCGGATCCTGCAGAAGGCCAACACGACCGAGGCGCACCGCTGGCGGGTCCGGGTCGCCGACCGCGCACTGCGGCCGGTGGCCTCGGACGTCGACCTGAAGTCCGGCGAGGTGCTGACCATCGCCACCGAGGACGCCGACCAGACCGCCGACATCATCGAGGTGGTGCCGCTGCTGATCAGCTCGCTGGTGGCGGTGGTGATCGCGGCGGTCGCGCTGGGCCTGGCCGACATCAGGCTCGGGCTGCTGGTCATCGTGGGAACCGTCGCGATCCTGTCCGTGCTGAGCGTGATGTCCAGGCGCATCGGCTCCAGCACCCGCGAGCAGCAGGCCCGGGTGGCGCGGGCGGGCGCCAAGGTCGCCGACCTCATCATCGGCCTGCGCCCGCTGCACGGCTTCGGCGGCAACCACGCGGCGTTCCGCTCCTACCGCGAGGTCAGCACGGACGCCAGGCGCCAGTCCGTCACCGTCGCCCGGGTCAACGGCGTCTACGCGGGCACGGCGCTGGCCCTCAACGCGGTGCTCGCCGCCGCGGTGACCCTCACGGCGGGCTGGCTGGCCTTCCGGGGCCGGATCACCATCGGCGAGCTGGTCATGGCCGTGGGCCTCGCGCAGTTCATCATGGAACCGCTGAAGCTGTTCTCGGAGATGCCGAAGTACGTGATGATCGCGCGGGCCTCGGCCGAGCGGATGGCCCTGCTCCTGACCGCGCCGCCGGTGACGACACCGGGACGGGAGCGGCCGTCCGACGGCGCCGACCTGGAGGTCGACTGCGTCCGCCACGGGGAACTGCGCAAGGTGCGGTTCCGGGTGGCCGCGGGCGAGTTCGTGGCCGTCGCCGCCTACCAGCCGCGTGCGGCGGCCGACCTCGCGGCGATCCTCGCCCTGACCGTCCCGCCCGACGCGTACGAGGGGACGGTGCGGGTCGGCGGACGGGACCTCGCGGACCTGGCGGTCGAGGGCGTCCGCGCGCACCTGCTGGTCAACCCGTACGACGGCGAGATCTTCGCGGGCACCCTCCGTTCCAACATCGACCCGTCCGGCACCAGCGGCAGCGTCCCCGAAGCGGTCGAGGCGTCGATGCTGACCGACGTCGTCGCCCTGCACCGGGAAGGACTCGACTACGCCGTCCGCGACCGCGGCGCCAACCTCTCCGGGGGCCAGCGCCAACGGCTGTCCCTGGCCCGCGCCCTGGCCGCCGACACCGACGTCCTCGTGCTGCGCGACCCGACGACCGCCGTCGACGCCGTCACCGAGCAGCTCATCGCACGGGGCGTCGCCGAGCTGCGCCGGGGCCGCACCACCCTGGTGATCACCAGCAGCCCCGCGCTCCTGGACGCCGCCGACCGTGTCCTCGTCCTGGACGAAGGAGTCGTCACCGCCGAGGACACGCACCGCAACCTCCTCGCCACCGACGCGGAGTACTGCCTGGCGGTGACCCGGTGA
- a CDS encoding alpha/beta hydrolase-fold protein: protein MRRAGADTFAAFGLTGEPGTDAFWAAATSPVPLPDGDGWTTLFLRRGARAANIVFESWSAPVPMRRWGDTDCWYAEVSMPARLRVTYRFLVGDTAYADPLNPVGAGGDLSIAATPDAPAQPHWPPVDAADVLPLPRTRLRWTSERLGGRRTVRVHPVGGGGPVVLLLDGDDWLYLHPATAAFDSAFASGEAPAVTLVFLPTRDREAEFTCRPALWEAVRDELLPLVARSGVRAEPDRLVVAGQSLGGLSALYAALEFPEWVSRVACQSASLWWTPDAADPADPLGGPVGGALAARLRARPDLSGLRIAFDVGEHETRMLPHCALVETLVEQAGATVRVSRSASDHDRAGWRQALLRDVAWALA, encoded by the coding sequence ATGAGGCGGGCGGGGGCGGACACGTTCGCCGCGTTCGGACTGACCGGAGAGCCCGGCACCGACGCCTTCTGGGCCGCCGCGACGTCGCCCGTGCCGCTGCCCGACGGCGACGGGTGGACGACCCTGTTCCTGCGGCGCGGAGCGCGTGCGGCGAACATCGTCTTCGAGAGCTGGTCGGCACCGGTGCCGATGCGGCGGTGGGGCGACACGGACTGCTGGTACGCCGAGGTGAGCATGCCGGCACGCCTGCGGGTGACGTACCGGTTCCTCGTGGGCGACACGGCGTACGCCGACCCCCTCAACCCCGTCGGCGCGGGCGGCGACCTGTCCATCGCCGCCACCCCGGACGCCCCCGCCCAGCCGCACTGGCCCCCGGTCGACGCCGCCGACGTCCTGCCCCTGCCCCGTACCCGGCTGCGCTGGACGAGCGAGCGGCTCGGCGGGCGGCGCACCGTGCGGGTCCATCCGGTGGGCGGGGGCGGGCCGGTGGTCCTGCTGCTCGACGGGGACGACTGGCTGTACCTGCATCCGGCGACGGCCGCCTTCGACTCCGCCTTCGCGAGCGGCGAGGCGCCCGCGGTCACTCTCGTGTTCCTCCCCACCAGGGACCGGGAGGCGGAGTTCACGTGCCGGCCCGCGCTGTGGGAGGCGGTGCGCGACGAGTTGCTGCCGCTGGTGGCCCGGAGCGGGGTACGCGCCGAACCGGACCGGCTGGTGGTCGCGGGACAGAGCCTCGGCGGTCTGAGCGCGCTGTACGCGGCGCTGGAGTTCCCCGAGTGGGTGTCGCGCGTCGCCTGCCAGTCGGCCTCACTGTGGTGGACGCCCGACGCCGCGGACCCCGCGGACCCGCTGGGTGGCCCGGTCGGCGGTGCCCTCGCGGCACGCCTGCGCGCGCGTCCGGATCTGTCCGGCCTGCGGATCGCGTTCGACGTGGGGGAACACGAGACCCGGATGCTCCCCCACTGCGCCCTGGTGGAGACCCTGGTCGAACAGGCCGGTGCGACCGTGCGGGTCTCCAGGTCCGCGTCGGACCACGACCGGGCGGGGTGGCGGCAGGCACTGCTCCGGGACGTGGCCTGGGCCCTCGCATAG
- a CDS encoding MbtH family protein, which translates to MSTNPFDDADGRFLVLVNDEGQHSLWPSFAAVPGGWTTVFEENTRDACLAYVEANWTDLRPRSPAGSADA; encoded by the coding sequence ATGAGCACCAACCCCTTCGACGACGCCGACGGTCGGTTCCTCGTCCTGGTGAACGACGAGGGACAGCACTCGCTCTGGCCGTCCTTCGCAGCGGTCCCCGGAGGATGGACGACCGTCTTCGAGGAGAACACCCGGGACGCCTGCCTGGCGTACGTCGAGGCCAACTGGACCGACCTGCGCCCGCGTTCGCCGGCCGGATCCGCGGACGCCTGA
- a CDS encoding DinB family protein — translation MEIEGVRTDRLGLLLDQFDQAREMAQVRLAGLGDEEFLWEPVAGCWSIRRRGEAVTPRAYGPGEWVIDKGAPDIPASEYAEVARQAASGMPVAKIADDWSVGVERVEEVLAHTGPPEPDATPVTTIAWRLAHLHSCFAGQWEWTFGERRRDPRELVDFTPSAALALERFWALIDRWREDVATVTEEQLDTVGFSQYPYGSDPDDPYVGVVAGDNLEFIHHMAEIALLRDLWRARPGTAG, via the coding sequence ATGGAGATCGAGGGCGTGCGGACCGACCGGTTGGGCCTGCTGCTGGACCAGTTCGACCAGGCCAGGGAGATGGCCCAGGTGCGCCTGGCGGGGCTGGGTGACGAGGAGTTCCTGTGGGAGCCGGTGGCCGGGTGCTGGTCGATCCGGCGCCGGGGCGAAGCGGTGACGCCCAGGGCGTACGGGCCGGGCGAGTGGGTGATCGACAAGGGCGCCCCGGACATCCCGGCGAGCGAGTACGCGGAGGTCGCCCGGCAGGCCGCGAGCGGAATGCCGGTCGCCAAGATCGCCGACGACTGGAGTGTGGGCGTCGAGCGGGTCGAAGAGGTCCTCGCCCACACCGGTCCGCCGGAGCCCGACGCGACACCGGTCACCACCATCGCCTGGCGGCTGGCGCACCTGCACTCGTGCTTCGCGGGCCAGTGGGAGTGGACCTTCGGTGAACGGCGGCGCGACCCGAGGGAACTGGTCGACTTCACTCCGTCCGCCGCCCTGGCGCTCGAACGGTTCTGGGCGCTGATCGACCGCTGGCGCGAGGACGTCGCCACCGTCACCGAGGAGCAGCTCGACACCGTCGGCTTCTCCCAGTACCCGTACGGCTCCGATCCCGACGACCCCTACGTCGGCGTCGTGGCCGGGGACAACCTCGAGTTCATCCACCACATGGCCGAGATCGCGCTCCTGCGCGACCTGTGGCGGGCCCGCCCCGGCACCGCCGGGTAG
- a CDS encoding TetR/AcrR family transcriptional regulator gives MPDSPSPGRRERKKAATRQAIADAALELFLEHGFDRVSVRDVADRADVSTTTLFAHFPSKEALVFDREDDVDAALTAAVRERPEGLGVVEALRAHALESWVPIATDPRRERFTALVNDTPALREYGERMWMRHAGTLSAVVAAELGREPDDPACAALARFALEVPALTTGRHDPRATVETVFDLLLDGWRAQEGASDTAADGSRG, from the coding sequence ATGCCCGACTCCCCCAGCCCCGGCCGCCGCGAGCGCAAGAAGGCGGCGACCAGGCAGGCCATCGCCGATGCCGCCCTGGAGCTCTTCCTCGAGCACGGATTCGACCGGGTCAGCGTCCGTGACGTCGCGGACAGGGCCGATGTGTCGACGACGACCCTCTTCGCGCACTTTCCGAGCAAGGAGGCGCTGGTCTTCGACCGTGAGGACGACGTCGACGCCGCACTGACCGCCGCCGTCCGGGAACGGCCCGAGGGGCTCGGTGTGGTCGAGGCGCTCCGGGCGCACGCCCTGGAGTCCTGGGTGCCGATCGCCACCGATCCGCGCCGGGAGCGATTCACCGCTCTGGTCAACGACACGCCGGCGCTCCGCGAGTACGGGGAGCGGATGTGGATGCGACACGCCGGCACCCTGAGCGCGGTCGTCGCGGCGGAGCTGGGTCGTGAGCCGGACGACCCGGCGTGCGCGGCGCTGGCGCGGTTCGCGCTGGAGGTACCCGCCCTCACCACGGGGCGGCACGATCCGCGGGCGACCGTGGAGACGGTGTTCGACCTGCTCCTGGACGGCTGGCGGGCCCAGGAGGGCGCTTCGGACACGGCGGCGGACGGTTCTCGCGGCTGA
- a CDS encoding FAD-dependent oxidoreductase, which translates to MNPPTPSGARISIIGAGPGGLTCARVLHRHGIAATVYDRDPDADARDQGGSLDLHEEDGQLALGEAGLLEEFFELARCESQEERRIDPAGRVLAHRLPGEGETARPEIDRGQLRELLLRSLDPGTVRWGHTLESVSGPADGPRTLTFADGSTVETDLVIGADGAFSRVRPAVSDAVPRYTGVGFLEAWFDDMESAHPELSALVGRGSAHVADGERGLFAQRNSGGHLRVYIMRRVPLDWMTASGLRPEDTAGIRARLLGEYAAWSPRTLRMITENDGPYVDRPLYALPAPHTWQHTPGVTLLGDAAHLMPPLGVGVNLAMLDAAELALALAGSATVDDALRTYEETMLPRSARYAEMLDGGAGFLLEEPDAGELARFGEPGRGPGHGEQGIPGQ; encoded by the coding sequence GTGAACCCACCCACGCCCTCGGGCGCCCGGATCAGCATCATCGGCGCGGGCCCCGGAGGACTCACCTGTGCGCGAGTCCTGCACCGGCACGGCATCGCGGCGACGGTGTACGACCGCGACCCGGACGCGGACGCACGCGATCAGGGCGGCTCGCTCGACCTGCACGAGGAGGACGGTCAGCTCGCGCTGGGCGAAGCGGGCCTGCTGGAGGAGTTCTTCGAGCTGGCCAGGTGCGAGAGCCAGGAGGAACGCCGCATCGACCCCGCGGGCCGCGTCCTCGCCCACCGGCTGCCGGGCGAGGGCGAGACGGCCCGCCCCGAGATCGACCGCGGTCAGCTCCGGGAGCTCCTGCTGCGCTCGCTCGACCCCGGGACGGTCCGCTGGGGGCACACCCTGGAGTCGGTGAGCGGGCCGGCCGACGGACCCCGGACACTGACGTTCGCCGACGGGAGCACCGTGGAGACGGACCTGGTGATCGGAGCGGACGGCGCCTTCTCCCGCGTCCGCCCGGCGGTGTCCGACGCCGTGCCGCGGTACACCGGGGTCGGCTTCCTCGAGGCGTGGTTCGACGACATGGAGTCGGCACACCCGGAACTCTCCGCACTGGTGGGCCGGGGCAGCGCCCACGTGGCCGACGGCGAACGGGGTCTCTTCGCGCAGCGCAACAGCGGCGGTCACCTGCGCGTCTACATCATGCGGCGGGTCCCGCTCGACTGGATGACGGCGAGCGGTCTTCGCCCGGAGGACACCGCCGGCATCCGCGCACGTCTCCTCGGCGAGTACGCGGCCTGGTCACCGCGGACACTCCGGATGATCACCGAGAACGACGGTCCCTACGTCGACCGCCCCCTCTACGCCCTGCCCGCGCCGCACACCTGGCAGCACACGCCCGGCGTGACCCTCCTGGGAGACGCCGCACATCTCATGCCCCCGCTCGGCGTCGGCGTCAACCTCGCCATGCTCGACGCCGCGGAACTCGCGCTCGCCCTCGCCGGCTCCGCCACCGTCGACGACGCCCTGCGCACCTACGAGGAGACGATGCTGCCGCGCTCGGCGCGCTACGCCGAGATGCTCGACGGCGGCGCCGGGTTCCTGCTGGAGGAGCCGGACGCCGGCGAACTCGCGCGGTTCGGTGAGCCGGGGCGGGGCCCCGGGCACGGGGAGCAGGGCATACCCGGCCAGTAG
- a CDS encoding chitinase codes for MQHRKLALLAATGAAAVLCTLTTAPSAVAQKPGTRTVAAEFVVGEGQFDQMFPNRNSFYTYSGLTAALSAYPGFSNTGSDTVKKQEAAAFLANVSHETGGLVHVVEQNTANYPHYCDATQPYGCPAGNDKYYGRGPVQLSWNFNYKAAGDALGIDLLGNPDLVQNDSAVAWKTGLWYWNTQNGPGTMTPHDAMVNGAGFGETIRAINGSLECDGGNPAQVQSRIDSYERFAEVLGVEPGDNLSC; via the coding sequence GTGCAGCACCGCAAACTCGCACTGCTGGCCGCCACCGGCGCGGCCGCCGTCCTGTGCACTCTGACCACGGCGCCGTCGGCCGTCGCCCAGAAACCCGGCACCCGTACCGTCGCCGCCGAGTTCGTCGTCGGCGAGGGCCAGTTCGACCAGATGTTCCCGAACAGGAACTCCTTCTACACCTACAGCGGTCTCACCGCGGCGCTCAGCGCCTACCCCGGCTTCTCCAACACCGGCAGCGACACGGTGAAGAAGCAGGAGGCCGCCGCCTTCCTGGCCAACGTCAGCCACGAGACCGGCGGTCTGGTCCACGTGGTCGAGCAGAACACCGCCAACTACCCGCACTACTGCGACGCCACCCAGCCGTACGGCTGTCCGGCCGGCAACGACAAGTACTACGGGCGCGGGCCGGTCCAGCTCAGCTGGAACTTCAACTACAAGGCGGCCGGAGACGCGCTCGGCATCGACCTGCTGGGCAACCCCGACCTGGTCCAGAACGACTCGGCCGTCGCCTGGAAGACGGGTCTGTGGTACTGGAACACCCAGAACGGGCCGGGCACCATGACCCCGCACGACGCCATGGTCAACGGCGCCGGATTCGGTGAGACCATCCGCGCCATCAACGGCAGCCTGGAGTGCGACGGGGGCAATCCCGCGCAGGTCCAGAGCCGGATCGACAGCTACGAGCGCTTCGCCGAGGTCCTGGGCGTCGAGCCCGGCGACAACCTGAGCTGCTAG
- a CDS encoding lytic polysaccharide monooxygenase auxiliary activity family 9 protein, which produces MHARRKTAALIGAVLAPVVAVSLPASSASAHGYISDPPSRQAQCAAGTVSCGDITYEPQSVEGPKGLTSCSGGNSRFAELDDDSRGWTVTPVSKNTTFSWQLTAQHATSTWEYYVGGQRIALFDDGGAKPGAVVNHQVDFGGLTGQQKVLAVWNVADTDNAFYACIDVNVGG; this is translated from the coding sequence ATGCACGCACGTCGGAAGACCGCTGCCCTGATCGGCGCGGTGCTCGCCCCCGTGGTCGCCGTGAGCCTTCCCGCCTCCTCGGCGAGCGCACACGGCTACATCTCCGACCCGCCCAGCCGCCAGGCCCAGTGCGCCGCGGGCACGGTGTCCTGCGGCGACATCACGTACGAGCCCCAGAGCGTCGAAGGCCCCAAGGGACTGACCAGTTGCAGCGGTGGCAACAGCCGCTTCGCCGAACTGGACGACGACAGCAGGGGCTGGACCGTCACCCCGGTGTCGAAGAACACGACGTTCTCGTGGCAGCTCACCGCGCAGCACGCCACCAGCACCTGGGAGTACTACGTCGGCGGTCAGCGGATCGCGCTGTTCGACGACGGCGGCGCGAAGCCGGGCGCGGTGGTGAACCACCAGGTCGACTTCGGCGGACTCACCGGGCAGCAGAAGGTCCTCGCCGTGTGGAACGTCGCCGACACGGACAACGCGTTCTACGCCTGTATCGACGTCAACGTCGGGGGCTGA
- a CDS encoding SDR family NAD(P)-dependent oxidoreductase encodes MSSLGLQGKSAIVTGGASGIGGAITRLFVARGARVVVVDLQQEAGEALARELGESVVFRHGDVSDRAVADLAVTTAVEHFGKLDVLVNNASVSRQKPFEEQTDDDWDLAMNTSLYATRNFMLAALPELKRTGNASVVNFGSGAGLDGQPNQASYAATKEAIRGLSRVVANEWAPHNIRVNVVCPMALTAGVAQWAEARPEQYAQSAAKVPLGRFGDPDRDVAPIVAFLASDDAQYMTGQTVMADGGAIKLR; translated from the coding sequence ATGAGTTCACTCGGCCTGCAGGGGAAGTCGGCCATTGTCACCGGGGGTGCCTCCGGCATCGGCGGGGCCATCACCAGGCTGTTCGTCGCGCGCGGCGCCCGGGTCGTCGTCGTCGACCTGCAGCAGGAGGCGGGCGAGGCCCTCGCCCGTGAACTGGGCGAGTCGGTGGTCTTCCGGCACGGCGACGTCTCCGACCGGGCCGTGGCCGACCTCGCCGTCACGACGGCCGTCGAGCACTTCGGGAAGCTCGACGTGCTGGTGAACAACGCGAGCGTGTCGCGTCAGAAGCCGTTCGAGGAGCAGACGGACGACGACTGGGACCTCGCCATGAACACCAGCCTGTACGCCACGCGCAACTTCATGCTCGCGGCGCTGCCGGAACTGAAGAGGACCGGCAACGCCTCGGTCGTCAACTTCGGTTCCGGTGCCGGGCTCGACGGCCAGCCCAACCAGGCCTCGTACGCGGCGACGAAGGAGGCCATCCGCGGCCTGAGCCGTGTCGTGGCGAACGAGTGGGCGCCGCACAACATCCGCGTCAACGTGGTGTGCCCGATGGCGCTCACGGCGGGCGTGGCCCAGTGGGCCGAGGCCCGGCCCGAGCAGTACGCGCAGTCCGCGGCCAAGGTGCCGCTGGGCCGCTTCGGCGACCCGGACCGCGATGTCGCCCCGATCGTCGCCTTCCTCGCGAGCGACGACGCCCAGTACATGACCGGACAGACCGTCATGGCCGACGGCGGCGCGATCAAACTGCGCTGA
- a CDS encoding MarR family winged helix-turn-helix transcriptional regulator, whose protein sequence is MSEQERRLSDLERELTLLSRHFVASRGPRIGQSLERSAYVLLTRLETGEPLTLKELAHTFQVDVSTINRQVSAMLRNGLVERIADPDGGMARKFRPTSLGLERLEADRAISRAGTARLVEASGWAGPRTQQFLDLLIELNQGIEHLEGLAWSREGGATPPPGAGD, encoded by the coding sequence ATGAGCGAGCAGGAGCGCCGGCTGAGCGATCTGGAACGGGAACTCACCCTGCTCTCCCGGCATTTCGTCGCCTCGCGGGGTCCGCGCATCGGCCAGAGCCTGGAGCGCTCGGCGTACGTGCTGCTGACCCGGCTGGAGACCGGCGAGCCGCTCACGCTCAAGGAACTGGCGCACACCTTCCAGGTGGACGTCTCCACCATCAACCGCCAGGTCAGTGCCATGCTCCGCAACGGCCTGGTGGAGCGCATCGCGGACCCCGACGGCGGGATGGCGCGCAAGTTCCGGCCCACCTCGCTCGGCCTGGAGCGGCTGGAGGCGGACCGGGCCATCAGCCGCGCGGGGACCGCGCGGCTCGTCGAGGCGTCCGGGTGGGCGGGTCCGCGGACCCAGCAGTTCCTGGATCTGCTGATCGAACTGAACCAGGGCATCGAGCACCTGGAGGGACTCGCGTGGTCCCGCGAGGGCGGGGCCACGCCTCCCCCCGGCGCCGGCGACTGA
- a CDS encoding inositol monophosphatase family protein, whose protein sequence is MIDLSANPDDTAVATAAAQAGAEAVRARYGRRLARFDKGDGDFATDADVAAEEAIVDVIRAARPGDSVLGEEGGQRGEARAARQWLVDPLCGTLNYAAGTMLVAVNVALRDGPAAVADPFGGEVFFTDGDTARVRRDGHDTPLTPTAATGLVDVNLDPPFPSAPAFRTVDLLAHPGFGRRFRPRVVSTTLALAWVAAGKRAAYVTDGADLTGSVHSAAGIALCRAAGCVVTAADGTPVGPGSRGLVAAADAETHTTLLALIRERHGAAPDGRG, encoded by the coding sequence GTGATCGACTTGTCTGCGAACCCCGACGACACCGCGGTGGCGACGGCCGCCGCACAGGCCGGCGCGGAGGCCGTGCGGGCCAGGTACGGACGGCGGCTGGCCCGGTTCGACAAGGGCGACGGCGACTTCGCCACCGACGCCGACGTGGCCGCCGAGGAGGCGATCGTCGACGTCATCCGCGCCGCCCGGCCCGGGGACTCGGTCCTCGGCGAGGAGGGCGGACAGCGGGGGGAGGCCCGCGCGGCCCGGCAGTGGCTGGTGGACCCCTTGTGCGGCACCCTCAACTACGCCGCCGGCACCATGCTGGTGGCCGTCAACGTGGCGTTGCGCGACGGCCCCGCGGCGGTGGCCGACCCCTTCGGCGGCGAGGTCTTCTTCACCGACGGCGACACCGCCCGGGTCCGACGCGACGGCCACGACACCCCGCTGACCCCCACCGCGGCCACAGGGCTCGTCGACGTGAACCTCGATCCGCCGTTCCCCAGCGCCCCCGCGTTCCGCACGGTGGACCTGCTCGCGCACCCCGGCTTCGGACGCCGGTTCCGGCCGCGGGTCGTGTCCACGACGCTGGCACTGGCCTGGGTCGCCGCCGGAAAGCGCGCCGCCTACGTGACCGACGGCGCCGACCTGACCGGGAGCGTGCACTCCGCGGCCGGCATCGCGCTGTGCCGGGCCGCCGGGTGCGTCGTCACCGCGGCCGACGGCACCCCGGTCGGCCCCGGGAGCCGCGGCCTGGTGGCGGCGGCCGACGCGGAGACCCACACGACGCTCCTCGCCCTGATCCGCGAGCGGCACGGCGCGGCCCCGGACGGTCGCGGGTAG
- a CDS encoding ferritin-like domain-containing protein: MASAVLTAAAPVAAAAPARAAERPEAAVSGCRSVARLLAVPEGGRGADWLREALQVAVALELATIPPYLCGWWSVGDRTGHAARLIRRIIGDEMYHMGVVCNLLVAVGGRPRITDAALAYPGPLPGGVRDGVNVYLSGLDRPFVRDVMMAIEAPEAPLARGIGNSPSIGRFYDDLLAAFRSTAPELSARGQLSEHIGSDVLKPVTDLDGVERAIETIKEQGEGTTSSPDDAFGDDYPAHYYAFGEIYHGRQLRQEEDGWRFTGAPVPFPDARPMARVPAGGWPDPPKRVQDLLDRSDTAYAKVLSTLEQAWADGDARTLGSAVRAMRALEGPALDLMETGIPGAPGNYGPQFRPPRA, translated from the coding sequence ATGGCGTCGGCCGTCCTGACGGCCGCCGCCCCCGTCGCGGCCGCCGCCCCCGCCCGGGCGGCCGAGCGGCCGGAAGCCGCCGTGTCCGGCTGCCGGTCCGTGGCACGGCTGCTCGCCGTCCCCGAAGGCGGCCGCGGTGCCGACTGGCTGAGGGAGGCCCTGCAGGTCGCCGTGGCACTCGAACTCGCCACGATCCCGCCCTACCTGTGCGGATGGTGGTCCGTCGGGGACCGCACCGGCCACGCCGCGCGGCTGATCCGGCGCATCATCGGCGACGAGATGTACCACATGGGCGTCGTCTGCAACCTGCTGGTCGCCGTCGGCGGCCGGCCGCGGATCACGGACGCGGCCCTCGCCTACCCCGGCCCGTTGCCCGGCGGGGTCCGCGACGGGGTGAACGTCTACCTCTCCGGCCTCGACCGGCCGTTCGTGCGCGACGTGATGATGGCGATCGAAGCCCCCGAGGCCCCCCTCGCCCGGGGCATCGGCAACTCGCCCAGCATCGGCCGCTTCTACGACGATCTGCTGGCCGCCTTCAGGTCCACGGCTCCCGAACTGTCGGCCCGCGGGCAGCTGTCCGAGCACATCGGCTCCGACGTGCTGAAGCCCGTGACCGACCTCGACGGCGTGGAACGCGCGATCGAGACCATCAAGGAACAGGGCGAGGGCACCACCAGTTCTCCCGACGACGCATTCGGCGACGACTACCCGGCCCACTACTACGCGTTCGGGGAGATCTACCACGGCCGGCAACTGCGCCAGGAGGAGGACGGCTGGCGGTTCACCGGCGCCCCCGTGCCCTTCCCCGACGCACGCCCCATGGCCCGGGTCCCGGCCGGCGGCTGGCCCGATCCGCCGAAGCGGGTCCAGGACCTCCTCGACCGGTCCGACACCGCCTACGCCAAGGTGCTGAGCACCCTGGAGCAGGCATGGGCCGACGGCGACGCCCGGACACTGGGTTCCGCCGTCCGGGCGATGCGCGCTCTGGAGGGCCCGGCCCTGGACCTCATGGAGACCGGCATCCCGGGCGCCCCCGGCAACTACGGCCCCCAGTTCCGGCCGCCCCGCGCGTGA